From Actinoplanes oblitus, a single genomic window includes:
- a CDS encoding class I SAM-dependent methyltransferase: protein MTGRALGFGAVAGAYERFRPGYPVELFELVAAYAGRPLRTALEIGAGTGKATRLFAAHGVAVTATDPDAAMLAELGRHVAVRTVRAAFEELPAGERYDLVYAAAALHWTDPAGRWQRVARLLHPGGVFASFGGPFQLADPDVDRAVTAARARFLERDDIPSPDGTPPDHAMQWPGTELLAGDLFTDVQQHHLGRRLTLSAADYLGHLSTVSAYLELPPGVRDRAFDAILRVLPATVEITADLTVHLARSR from the coding sequence GTGACCGGGCGGGCGTTGGGTTTCGGGGCGGTGGCGGGGGCCTACGAGCGGTTCCGGCCGGGGTATCCGGTGGAGCTGTTCGAGCTGGTGGCGGCGTATGCCGGGCGGCCGCTCCGGACGGCGCTGGAGATCGGGGCCGGTACCGGTAAGGCGACGCGGCTCTTCGCGGCGCACGGGGTGGCCGTGACCGCGACGGATCCGGACGCCGCGATGCTCGCCGAGCTGGGCCGGCACGTGGCGGTCCGGACGGTGCGGGCCGCGTTCGAGGAGCTGCCCGCCGGCGAGCGGTACGACCTGGTGTACGCGGCCGCCGCGCTGCACTGGACGGATCCGGCGGGCCGCTGGCAGCGGGTGGCCCGGCTGCTGCACCCGGGCGGTGTGTTCGCCTCGTTCGGCGGTCCGTTCCAGCTGGCCGACCCGGACGTCGACCGGGCGGTCACCGCGGCCCGCGCCCGGTTCCTGGAGCGCGACGACATCCCGTCGCCGGACGGTACCCCGCCGGACCACGCGATGCAGTGGCCGGGCACCGAACTGCTGGCCGGCGACCTGTTCACCGACGTCCAGCAGCACCACCTCGGGCGCCGCCTCACCCTGAGCGCCGCCGACTACCTGGGCCACCTCTCCACCGTCTCGGCCTACCTGGAGCTGCCGCCCGGCGTCCGGGACCGAGCCTTCGACGCCATCCTGCGTGTCCTGCCGGCGACCGTCGAGATCACCGCCGACCTCACCGTTCACCTCGCCCGCTCGCGCTGA
- a CDS encoding GAF domain-containing protein, whose protein sequence is MESERLAALHEYRLRDMPPDAELQAVLRIAAQVAGVPSASLNLIDEHRQVQLTTLDSPPTDCDRDDSMCAVCFQSGAVTHVPDARLDSRYRHNPWVTGRLGLIRFYSAAPLITPAGHALGTLCVFDTVPRELTETQLAQLGDLARIVVAFFERRRQARLTAELAAAAQAKRQWMDTLLDTVDAAVIACDENYRVTLWNRAAREMHGQVGEGNLAPVDVAARFGLFEPDGETVIPDARLPLRAAVRDGVAVTGRELMIRRPVGDPVIVRVNARPLRGPDGQAIGAVMAQVDITAERTRRALIEQARERLAAANAELERSNADLTNFAAAVGHDLIAPLAAVGGFLELLALEGYEPAAAGSAQVVRMRDLIDGLLADALAARSGVAAERR, encoded by the coding sequence GTGGAATCGGAGCGGCTTGCCGCGCTGCACGAGTACCGCCTGCGGGACATGCCGCCGGACGCGGAACTTCAGGCAGTGCTGCGGATCGCCGCCCAGGTCGCCGGCGTGCCCTCGGCCAGCCTGAACCTGATCGACGAACACCGCCAGGTCCAGCTCACCACGCTCGACTCGCCGCCGACCGACTGCGACCGGGACGACTCGATGTGCGCCGTCTGTTTCCAGTCCGGCGCCGTCACGCACGTCCCGGACGCCCGGCTGGACTCCCGTTATCGGCACAACCCGTGGGTGACCGGGCGGCTGGGCCTGATCCGCTTCTACAGTGCGGCGCCGCTGATCACCCCGGCCGGGCACGCCCTCGGCACGCTCTGCGTCTTCGACACCGTGCCGCGCGAGCTGACCGAGACCCAGCTGGCGCAGCTCGGCGACCTGGCCCGGATCGTCGTGGCGTTCTTCGAACGGCGCCGGCAGGCCCGGCTCACCGCCGAGCTGGCCGCTGCCGCGCAGGCCAAGCGGCAGTGGATGGACACGCTGCTGGACACCGTCGACGCCGCGGTGATCGCCTGCGACGAGAACTACCGGGTGACCCTGTGGAACCGCGCGGCCCGGGAGATGCACGGGCAGGTGGGTGAGGGCAACCTGGCGCCCGTCGACGTGGCCGCGCGGTTCGGGCTGTTCGAGCCGGACGGGGAGACGGTGATCCCGGACGCCCGGCTGCCGCTGCGGGCCGCGGTACGCGACGGCGTCGCGGTCACCGGCCGGGAGCTGATGATCCGCCGTCCGGTCGGTGACCCGGTGATCGTGCGGGTCAACGCTCGCCCGCTGCGCGGCCCGGACGGGCAGGCGATCGGCGCCGTGATGGCCCAGGTCGACATCACCGCGGAGCGCACCCGCCGCGCCCTGATCGAACAGGCGCGGGAACGGCTCGCCGCCGCGAACGCCGAGCTGGAACGCTCGAACGCGGACCTGACCAACTTCGCCGCCGCTGTCGGTCACGACCTGATCGCCCCGCTCGCCGCGGTCGGCGGCTTCCTGGAGCTGCTGGCCCTCGAGGGGTACGAGCCGGCCGCCGCCGGATCGGCCCAGGTGGTCCGGATGCGTGACCTGATCGACGGCCTGCTGGCGGACGCGCTGGCGGCCCGTTCAGGAGTCGCCGCCGAGCGCCGATAG
- a CDS encoding dienelactone hydrolase family protein, which produces MDFLKPFVLPVEARTPERHETLDIYPPDDIAGPRPAILFVPGGPTPAQVRPEQRDWPVYRGYGALAASRGAVGAVVDHQLHTPLAYAVGAARVEAALESLRSDERVDEGRLALWFFSGGSLLAADWLREPPSWLRVLALSYPLLAPMPGWRVEGRFDPIGAAARAVALPIVLTRAGREDVGVAGTVEAFVAEAGKAELEIVDVPEGHHAFDVVDDSEESRGAVNRAMDLVLAKLA; this is translated from the coding sequence ATGGACTTCCTGAAGCCGTTTGTCCTTCCGGTCGAAGCCCGCACCCCCGAACGCCACGAGACGCTCGACATCTACCCGCCCGACGACATCGCCGGCCCGCGCCCGGCCATCCTCTTCGTGCCGGGCGGCCCCACCCCCGCCCAGGTCCGTCCGGAGCAGCGCGACTGGCCGGTGTACCGGGGATACGGCGCGCTGGCGGCGAGCCGCGGGGCGGTGGGCGCGGTGGTCGACCATCAACTGCACACCCCGCTGGCGTACGCCGTGGGCGCCGCTCGGGTGGAGGCGGCGCTGGAGAGCCTGCGCAGCGACGAGCGGGTGGACGAGGGCCGGCTGGCGTTGTGGTTCTTCTCCGGTGGCAGCCTGCTCGCCGCGGACTGGTTGCGCGAGCCGCCCTCCTGGCTGCGGGTGCTGGCGTTGAGCTATCCGTTGCTGGCGCCGATGCCGGGTTGGAGGGTGGAGGGGCGGTTCGACCCGATCGGGGCGGCGGCGCGGGCTGTGGCGTTGCCCATCGTGCTGACCCGGGCCGGCCGGGAGGACGTCGGAGTCGCCGGGACGGTGGAGGCGTTCGTGGCGGAGGCGGGCAAGGCCGAGTTGGAGATCGTCGACGTGCCGGAGGGGCACCACGCGTTCGACGTCGTCGACGACTCGGAGGAGTCGCGAGGGGCGGTGAACCGGGCGATGGACCTGGTTCTCGCGAAGCTGGCCTAG
- a CDS encoding STAS domain-containing protein, which yields MRSSVLEVRTGPDGSVVIHPHGSVGADKAVELRQLLVHTVRRVRPLRLIVDLADAPDLDSINLGSVVAACDLGDDHQVAVFIDNATVSLADKLTAAGLPRQRVRGVC from the coding sequence ATGCGTAGCTCGGTGCTGGAGGTCCGTACCGGCCCGGACGGCAGTGTGGTGATCCATCCGCACGGCTCGGTCGGTGCCGACAAGGCGGTGGAGTTGCGCCAGTTGCTGGTGCACACGGTCCGCCGGGTCCGGCCGTTGCGGCTGATCGTCGACCTGGCCGACGCTCCCGACCTCGACTCGATCAACCTCGGCTCGGTGGTGGCCGCCTGCGACCTGGGCGACGACCACCAGGTGGCGGTCTTCATCGACAACGCCACGGTGTCGCTGGCCGACAAGCTCACCGCCGCGGGCCTGCCCCGACAGCGCGTCCGCGGCGTCTGCTGA
- a CDS encoding nucleotidyl transferase AbiEii/AbiGii toxin family protein has translation MDPFHERLARTGLSAAGRYGFALAGGYAVQAAGLLERPSEDVDLFTAWNRRDEFGAAVAAVVEAYRDDGFTVNVDRRYDTFARLAVTDGSQASKVELGVDWRANEPILMAVGPVLHPDDAVANKMGALYGRALARDFIDIDATLQSGRYTREAVLGLVERADSGFDRRMFADALGQADVLDPDDFAQYGLTGEALDDLRKRFASWRRELRGESPPG, from the coding sequence GTGGATCCCTTTCACGAGCGGCTCGCTCGCACCGGGCTCTCGGCCGCTGGGCGATACGGATTCGCCCTTGCCGGCGGGTATGCGGTTCAGGCGGCTGGCCTTCTCGAACGGCCCAGCGAGGACGTCGACTTGTTCACCGCCTGGAATCGCCGAGACGAGTTCGGTGCGGCGGTTGCCGCTGTGGTCGAGGCGTACCGCGACGACGGCTTCACCGTGAATGTCGATCGACGGTATGACACGTTCGCCCGGTTAGCGGTGACCGATGGGAGTCAGGCATCGAAGGTGGAGTTGGGCGTGGATTGGCGGGCCAATGAGCCGATTTTGATGGCCGTGGGACCGGTGTTGCATCCCGATGACGCGGTCGCGAACAAGATGGGTGCGCTTTACGGGCGAGCGCTTGCCCGTGATTTCATTGACATCGATGCCACGCTGCAGTCCGGCAGATATACCCGCGAAGCAGTTCTCGGCCTCGTCGAAAGAGCCGATTCCGGCTTCGACCGTCGCATGTTCGCTGACGCGCTCGGCCAGGCCGATGTGCTGGACCCGGACGACTTCGCGCAGTACGGCCTCACTGGTGAGGCGCTTGACGACCTGAGGAAACGGTTTGCGTCATGGCGTCGTGAACTGCGTGGCGAGTCCCCGCCTGGCTAG
- a CDS encoding HD domain-containing protein — protein MTAPRLFRTPHQPFRPRVPLAPRSVALAVVPPVAPAGPLTVAARAVAESLIGDLGNRWLHTRGVAERAAELAGPLGVDADLLTAAAWLHDIGYAEPTVVTGFHPLDGADHLTRNGWPVRVAGLVAYHSGARFVAAARGLSDLLAAYPDERTVLADALTYADQTIGPSGLRVDPAARYAEVLLRHGPCSWNARVDPDRGPYLRAIAHRIEHLLALPVAA, from the coding sequence ATGACGGCTCCCCGCCTGTTCCGCACCCCGCACCAGCCGTTCCGGCCGCGGGTGCCGCTCGCGCCCCGGTCCGTGGCCCTCGCTGTCGTCCCGCCGGTCGCGCCGGCCGGTCCGTTGACGGTCGCGGCGCGGGCGGTCGCCGAGTCGCTGATCGGTGACCTGGGCAACCGCTGGCTGCACACCAGGGGTGTCGCCGAGCGCGCCGCCGAGCTGGCCGGTCCGCTGGGGGTGGACGCCGACCTGCTCACCGCCGCCGCCTGGCTGCACGACATCGGCTACGCCGAGCCGACCGTGGTCACCGGCTTCCACCCGCTCGACGGCGCCGACCACCTGACCCGCAACGGCTGGCCGGTCCGTGTCGCCGGGCTGGTCGCCTACCACTCCGGCGCCCGCTTCGTGGCCGCCGCCCGCGGCCTCAGCGACCTCCTCGCCGCCTACCCCGACGAGCGGACCGTGCTCGCCGACGCCCTCACCTACGCCGACCAGACGATCGGTCCCTCGGGCCTGCGCGTCGATCCGGCCGCTCGCTACGCCGAGGTCCTGCTCCGGCATGGGCCCTGCTCGTGGAACGCCAGGGTGGATCCGGACCGCGGCCCCTACCTGCGCGCCATCGCCCACCGCATCGAGCACCTCCTGGCGCTTCCGGTCGCCGCCTGA
- a CDS encoding sensor histidine kinase yields MVSLVTGLAERERERLRLAALHEYCLLDSPAGDELEAVVRVAATVAGVPTATLNLIDENRQCQLTTVGFTGGVSARSDSMCAIRFETGEFTYLPDASLDPTYRLNPWVTGTYANVRFYASAPLITPDGFALGSLCVFHDRPGTLTDEQIARLKDLAQVIVALFERRRQARINGELAAIAEARQRWTDTLLDTIDVAVVACDRSGRVTLFNRAARDWHGLDADPGVDPSRLADRYALFDTDGVTPLSPDRVPLLRALREGTVNHVEMIIRRRDGDPIQVSVNGRALITPDGTPLGAVVAMNDVTLDRAQQRVIEQARAELAAANEELRRSNTDLTNFAGAVSHDLVAPLGAVGGYLELLEDEVEGEPRAWVDAASRAVTRMRDLISSLLGYARAGSAPVRRVPADLGEVFGSVVADLGAEIRAADAEVTAPDPLPSVSCDPVLARQLLQNLIANAIKYRHPDRPPRVRVTAGRDGPRWAITVADNGRGIPPEQRSRVFDMFTRLDGTKVAGHGIGLSSCLRIVDRHGGTIRVADNPGGGTQVIFTLPD; encoded by the coding sequence GTGGTAAGTCTCGTCACGGGTCTGGCGGAGCGCGAGCGGGAGCGGCTGCGGCTGGCCGCGCTGCACGAGTACTGCCTGCTCGACTCGCCGGCCGGTGACGAGCTGGAGGCGGTCGTCCGGGTCGCCGCGACGGTGGCCGGGGTGCCCACCGCCACCCTGAACCTGATCGACGAGAACCGGCAGTGCCAGCTCACCACTGTCGGCTTCACGGGCGGTGTCTCGGCCCGGTCCGACTCGATGTGCGCGATCCGGTTCGAGACCGGCGAGTTCACCTACCTCCCGGATGCCAGCCTGGACCCGACCTACCGCCTCAACCCGTGGGTGACCGGGACGTACGCGAACGTCCGCTTCTACGCCTCCGCGCCGCTGATCACCCCGGACGGTTTCGCGCTCGGGTCGCTCTGCGTCTTCCACGACCGGCCCGGGACGCTCACCGACGAGCAGATCGCCCGGCTCAAGGACCTCGCCCAGGTGATCGTGGCGCTCTTCGAACGCCGCCGCCAGGCCCGCATCAACGGAGAACTCGCCGCTATCGCCGAGGCCCGGCAGCGCTGGACGGACACCCTGCTGGACACCATCGACGTGGCGGTGGTGGCCTGCGACAGGTCCGGCCGGGTCACCCTGTTCAACCGGGCCGCCCGGGACTGGCACGGCCTGGACGCCGACCCGGGCGTCGACCCGAGCCGCCTCGCCGACCGGTACGCGCTCTTCGACACCGACGGCGTGACCCCGCTGTCGCCGGACCGGGTGCCGCTGCTCCGCGCGCTGCGCGAGGGCACCGTCAACCACGTCGAAATGATCATCCGGCGGCGGGACGGCGACCCGATCCAGGTCAGTGTCAACGGCCGCGCGCTGATCACGCCGGACGGCACCCCGCTCGGCGCTGTCGTCGCGATGAACGACGTGACCCTCGACCGCGCCCAGCAGCGGGTGATCGAGCAGGCCCGCGCCGAGCTGGCCGCGGCCAACGAGGAGCTGCGCCGGTCGAACACCGATCTGACCAACTTCGCCGGCGCGGTCAGCCACGACCTGGTCGCCCCGCTCGGCGCCGTCGGCGGCTACCTGGAACTGCTCGAGGACGAGGTGGAGGGCGAGCCGCGCGCCTGGGTCGACGCCGCCTCCCGGGCGGTGACCCGGATGCGCGACCTGATCAGCTCGCTGCTCGGCTACGCCCGGGCCGGCAGCGCCCCGGTGCGCCGCGTGCCCGCCGACCTGGGCGAGGTCTTCGGCAGCGTGGTCGCCGATCTGGGCGCCGAGATCCGCGCCGCCGACGCCGAGGTGACGGCGCCGGACCCGTTGCCGTCCGTCTCCTGCGATCCGGTGCTGGCCCGCCAGCTGCTCCAGAACCTGATCGCCAACGCGATCAAATACCGACATCCGGACCGCCCGCCCCGCGTCCGGGTGACCGCCGGCCGCGACGGTCCCCGCTGGGCCATCACCGTCGCCGACAACGGCCGGGGCATCCCGCCGGAGCAGCGCAGCCGCGTCTTCGACATGTTCACCCGCCTGGACGGCACCAAGGTCGCCGGCCACGGCATCGGCCTCTCCAGCTGCCTGCGCATCGTCGACCGCCACGGCGGCACCATCCGCGTCGCCGACAACCCCGGCGGCGGCACCCAGGTGATCTTCACACTCCCGGATTGA